A genomic region of Pyrus communis chromosome 14, drPyrComm1.1, whole genome shotgun sequence contains the following coding sequences:
- the LOC137714524 gene encoding uncharacterized protein, with the protein MSAACRAWVVAASIGAVEAVKDQGICRWNGVLRSVHQHAKNNIRSYSQAKKLISDSSYSAISITMQRSQEEKLRKVMELNCWGPNTLRF; encoded by the coding sequence ATGAGTGCAGCGTGCAGGGCTTGGGTTGTGGCAGCCAGTATAGGGGCAGTGGAAGCAGTCAAAGACCAAGGAATCTGCAGGTGGAATGGGGTTCTGAGATCAGTCCACCAACATGCCAAGAACAACATCAGATCCTATTCCCAAGCCAAGAAACTGATCTCCGACTCATCTTACTCGGCGATTTCTATAACGATGCAGAGATCACAGGAGGAGAAGTTGAGAAAAGTCATGGAATTGAACTGCTGGGGTCCTAATACCCTAAGATTTTAG
- the LOC137714839 gene encoding uncharacterized protein — protein sequence MSAACRAWVVAASIGAVEALKDQGVCRWNGVLRSAHQHAKYNIRSYSQAKNLSDSSSSAISMSMQRSQEEKVKKVMELVCWGPNTVRI from the coding sequence atgagtgcagCCTGCAGAGCCTGGGTGGTGGCAGCAAGCATTGGAGCAGTGGAGGCACTGAAAGACCAAGGAGTCTGCAGGTGGAATGGGGTTCTGAGATCGGCCCACCAGCATGCCAAGTACAACATCAGATCCTATTCCCAAGCCAAAAACCTGTCCGACTCATCGTCTTCTGCAATTTCTATGTCGATGCAGAGATCACAGGAGGAGAAGGTGAAAAAAGTCATGGAGTTGGTTTGCTGGGGTCCCAATACTGTTAGAATTTAG